A region of Clostridia bacterium DNA encodes the following proteins:
- a CDS encoding ATP-binding cassette domain-containing protein gives MILEMKHMTKSFPGVQALCDVSIALGRGSVHALMGENGAGKSTLMKCLFGIYTPDKGEIILDGVPRKFKSPSDALQSGVAMVHQELNQALKRTVMDNMWLGRYPMRGPFVDEKKMLADTRAVFETLGLSLDPLAVMGSLSVSKRQMAEIAKAVSYNAKVIVLDEPTSSLNEQEVSKLFEIIRTLQKKGCGILYISHKMSEILEISDTVTVLRDGRFVATKPAKELDPDSLIRMMVGRSLSGRFPQKTNTPGETVLEVKGLTARNNVLKDVSFSARKGEILGISGLDGSGRTELLENLFGLSERQSGKICFQQREIRNRTPREAIKNGFALVTEERRAGGIFGVLSIRENTVISSLKKHKKFGLLQEKSMKQDTKWAIDTLKTKTAGQSAKIRTLSGGNQQKVIFGRWLLTEPDILLLDEPTRGIDIGAKYEIYKLIIELAEKGKTVLLVSSEMPELLGLSDRILVLSGGKTAGIADTETVTQEELLRLAGKYV, from the coding sequence AGGGCGTGGCTCTGTCCACGCCCTGATGGGAGAAAACGGCGCAGGCAAGTCCACCTTAATGAAGTGTCTTTTTGGCATTTACACCCCCGACAAGGGTGAAATTATTTTAGATGGCGTACCCCGTAAATTCAAAAGCCCGTCGGATGCTTTGCAAAGCGGGGTTGCCATGGTACATCAGGAATTGAATCAGGCTTTAAAGCGCACCGTTATGGACAACATGTGGTTGGGACGATATCCCATGCGCGGTCCCTTTGTGGACGAAAAGAAAATGCTTGCCGACACAAGGGCGGTTTTTGAAACTCTTGGGCTTTCCTTAGACCCCCTTGCAGTCATGGGCTCGCTGTCGGTCTCCAAACGGCAGATGGCAGAAATTGCCAAGGCGGTTTCGTATAATGCTAAAGTGATTGTACTGGACGAGCCTACCTCCTCCTTAAACGAGCAGGAGGTTTCAAAGCTTTTCGAAATCATCCGCACCCTGCAGAAAAAGGGTTGCGGAATCCTCTACATTTCCCATAAAATGTCTGAAATTTTAGAGATTTCGGACACGGTAACGGTGCTTCGGGACGGCAGATTTGTCGCCACCAAACCTGCAAAGGAATTAGACCCCGACAGCTTAATCCGCATGATGGTGGGCAGATCCTTATCGGGCAGATTCCCTCAAAAAACAAACACCCCCGGTGAAACGGTGCTGGAGGTGAAAGGGCTTACTGCCCGCAACAACGTTTTAAAGGACGTTTCGTTCTCTGCCCGAAAAGGAGAAATTTTAGGCATTTCGGGCTTGGACGGGAGCGGACGCACAGAGCTTTTGGAGAATCTGTTCGGGCTATCCGAACGCCAAAGCGGAAAAATCTGTTTTCAGCAAAGGGAAATCCGCAACCGCACCCCGCGGGAAGCTATTAAAAACGGCTTTGCGCTGGTGACCGAGGAACGGCGGGCAGGGGGCATTTTCGGGGTGCTGAGCATTCGGGAAAATACCGTGATTTCCAGTCTGAAAAAGCACAAAAAATTCGGACTTTTACAAGAAAAGTCCATGAAGCAGGACACCAAATGGGCAATTGACACCCTAAAAACCAAAACCGCCGGGCAATCGGCAAAAATCCGCACCCTTTCGGGAGGCAATCAGCAAAAGGTGATATTCGGCAGGTGGCTTTTAACCGAGCCTGACATTCTGCTTCTGGACGAGCCTACCCGCGGAATTGACATTGGTGCGAAATACGAAATTTACAAATTAATTATTGAGCTTGCAGAAAAAGGCAAAACCGTTCTTCTGGTTTCGTCCGAGATGCCCGAGCTTTTGGGACTTTCGGATCGGATTTTAGTGCTTTCGGGCGGGAAAACGGCAGGCATTGCCGACACCGAAACAGTCACCCAGGAAGAGCTTTTACGCCTTGCAGGCAAATATGTATAA
- a CDS encoding beta-methylgalactoside transporter, translating into MNFSGGIKEKYQNFRQSSASEKQRFIKEFLIGNALYILLVLAMIYTYTQNSNFLSVNSIMNIISLSAANLPIALGIAGCIVLTGTDLSAGRVVGLTACISASLLQAVGYGAKMFPSLPVLPIPLVLLLVLGVGALIGLINGFCIAKFKLHPFIVTLATQLIVYGLLLMYIMLNGNNGQPLSGLDSGFKLFVTGSLLRIGGVAVPNYVWFGLITVLFMWVVWNKTAFGKNMFAVGSNAEAAAVSGVNVTKTIILVHVLAGALYGVTGFIESARIGSNTAATGLNYEADAIAACVIGGVSFVGGTGKISGVIIGVFLLRIIFVALNFLAIDANLQYIIKGLIILIACAIDMRKYLVRK; encoded by the coding sequence ATGAATTTTTCGGGCGGAATCAAAGAAAAATACCAGAATTTCAGACAAAGCTCCGCCTCTGAAAAGCAAAGATTTATAAAGGAATTTCTAATCGGCAACGCCCTTTACATCCTCTTAGTGCTTGCCATGATTTATACTTACACCCAAAACAGCAATTTTTTAAGTGTAAACTCCATTATGAATATTATCAGCCTTTCGGCGGCAAATTTACCTATTGCGTTGGGCATTGCCGGATGTATTGTGCTCACCGGCACAGACCTTTCGGCAGGACGAGTGGTCGGGCTTACCGCATGTATTTCCGCATCACTCCTGCAGGCGGTGGGATATGGGGCAAAAATGTTTCCGTCCCTTCCGGTCTTACCCATTCCCCTTGTTCTTTTACTGGTGCTGGGCGTTGGGGCGCTGATTGGCTTAATCAACGGCTTTTGTATTGCCAAATTCAAGCTGCACCCCTTTATTGTGACCCTTGCCACCCAACTGATTGTGTACGGTTTGCTTTTGATGTATATCATGTTAAACGGCAACAACGGTCAGCCTCTTTCGGGGCTGGACAGCGGATTTAAGCTGTTTGTTACCGGAAGCCTTTTGCGCATCGGCGGTGTGGCTGTGCCGAATTATGTGTGGTTCGGGCTGATTACCGTTTTGTTTATGTGGGTGGTCTGGAACAAAACGGCTTTCGGCAAAAACATGTTTGCAGTCGGCTCTAACGCAGAGGCGGCGGCAGTATCGGGGGTCAATGTAACCAAAACCATTATTCTGGTGCATGTTCTGGCAGGCGCCCTTTACGGCGTAACCGGCTTTATTGAATCCGCACGTATCGGCTCCAACACAGCTGCGACGGGGCTGAACTACGAGGCAGATGCCATCGCTGCCTGCGTCATCGGCGGTGTGTCGTTTGTGGGCGGTACGGGTAAAATCAGCGGTGTCATTATCGGTGTGTTTTTACTGCGTATCATCTTTGTTGCGTTGAATTTTCTTGCCATTGATGCCAATTTACAGTACATCATCAAGGGTCTGATTATCCTGATTGCCTGCGCCATCGACATGCGGAAATATCTGGTGCGCAAGTAA
- a CDS encoding metal ABC transporter permease, with protein sequence MTEMLQYAFMQRALLVGLLVSLCAALLGVSLVLKRYSMIGDGLSHVGFGALAIATAMNVAPLSVALPVVILAAFFLLRLSESSAIKGDAAIAMISSGSLALGVIIVSLTKGMNTDLNNFLFGSILAMETGDVWLSVSLSLPVLILFVIFYHKIFAVTFDETFARAVGLKASLYNGIIASLTAITIVLGMKMMGSLLISSLIIFPSLSAMRICRTFKGVVWLSAVVACLSFVIGLAVSFWYDTPTGATVVAVNILMFALCFVAGKLLKRK encoded by the coding sequence ATGACCGAAATGCTGCAGTATGCGTTTATGCAACGGGCGCTGTTGGTGGGCTTGTTGGTCTCCCTTTGTGCCGCACTTTTAGGTGTAAGTCTTGTGTTAAAGCGGTATTCCATGATTGGCGACGGACTTTCCCATGTAGGGTTTGGTGCTTTGGCAATTGCTACAGCTATGAATGTAGCGCCTCTGTCGGTGGCATTGCCGGTGGTTATCTTAGCGGCGTTTTTCCTGCTTCGCCTCAGCGAAAGCAGTGCCATTAAAGGGGATGCGGCAATCGCCATGATTTCCTCAGGCTCTCTGGCGCTGGGCGTTATCATCGTGTCGCTCACCAAAGGCATGAACACCGACCTCAATAATTTTCTGTTCGGCAGTATCCTTGCCATGGAAACGGGGGATGTGTGGCTGTCGGTTTCCCTTTCTCTGCCCGTGTTGATTCTGTTCGTGATTTTTTATCATAAAATCTTTGCGGTTACCTTTGACGAAACCTTTGCCAGAGCAGTCGGCTTAAAAGCCTCGCTCTATAACGGCATCATCGCATCCCTTACGGCAATTACCATTGTGCTGGGCATGAAAATGATGGGCTCGCTCTTAATTTCAAGCTTAATCATCTTTCCGTCACTCTCTGCCATGCGGATTTGCCGTACGTTTAAAGGCGTTGTGTGGCTTTCGGCAGTTGTGGCGTGTTTGAGCTTTGTAATCGGGCTTGCCGTGTCTTTCTGGTACGATACCCCCACAGGCGCAACGGTGGTTGCAGTCAATATTTTGATGTTTGCCTTGTGTTTTGTTGCAGGCAAATTGCTAAAAAGAAAGTAA
- a CDS encoding metal ABC transporter ATP-binding protein yields MQLKVENITLAYEGKNVLTDLSFSLEKGDYLCVIGENGSGKSTLIKALLGLKKPASGNIILDKDTKKNSRIGYLPQQTETQKDFPASVLEVVLTGCLNHAGLFPFYTKHHKTHALSALESLGIANLYKESYRNLSGGQQQRVLLARALCAAKDMLLLDEPVTGLDPLASEDMYRLISEINQKGTTVIMVSHDIRHAIERASCVLHLAEQGVFFGKTEEYLQSDAFQSLKGGDRV; encoded by the coding sequence GTGCAGTTAAAGGTTGAAAATATAACCCTTGCCTATGAGGGTAAAAATGTGCTGACAGACCTTAGTTTTTCTCTGGAAAAAGGGGATTATCTTTGTGTTATCGGGGAAAACGGGTCAGGTAAAAGTACTTTGATTAAAGCATTATTAGGCTTAAAAAAGCCTGCCTCGGGCAATATCATTCTGGACAAAGACACAAAGAAAAATTCCCGTATCGGCTACCTGCCGCAGCAAACCGAAACCCAAAAGGATTTCCCGGCAAGCGTTTTAGAGGTGGTTTTAACCGGATGCTTAAATCATGCAGGCTTGTTTCCTTTTTACACTAAGCATCACAAAACCCATGCCCTGTCGGCACTCGAAAGCCTCGGCATAGCCAATTTGTATAAGGAAAGTTACCGCAATTTGTCGGGCGGTCAGCAACAAAGAGTTCTGCTTGCCCGTGCCCTTTGTGCCGCAAAGGATATGTTGCTTTTAGACGAGCCGGTGACGGGGCTTGACCCCTTGGCAAGCGAGGATATGTACCGCCTGATTTCCGAGATTAATCAAAAGGGAACCACCGTTATTATGGTGTCGCATGACATCCGTCACGCCATAGAGCGGGCATCTTGCGTGTTGCATCTTGCAGAGCAGGGTGTGTTTTTCGGCAAAACCGAAGAATATCTGCAATCCGATGCGTTTCAATCCTTAAAAGGGGGTGACAGGGTATGA
- a CDS encoding zinc ABC transporter substrate-binding protein, translated as MKRMLSVLFLAIFCLCGCGETETQEGLSVVAVSFPGYSFAKEIVGDFGEVTMLLPLGAEAHGYEPTPKDMLKIQDCDVFIYGGGASEHWVEEVLSSTDGTMQRVAMTDCVPHLEGDHEGHDHGADEHVWTDPVNAMEIAKAIGEAVCKADPENRGTYEKNTKDCLARLQKLNEAYADALLNTDTEIVMADRFPFLYLAERYGLSYRAAFPGCAGESEPSAATVAELIDYVKQNKIPVVYYTEFSNREVADILCETTGAKALMLHSCHNVSVEDFQNGASYFSLMEQNLEHLKEAR; from the coding sequence ATGAAGCGGATGCTAAGTGTGCTTTTTCTTGCGATTTTTTGCCTTTGCGGTTGCGGTGAGACCGAAACGCAAGAGGGACTTTCGGTGGTTGCGGTGTCCTTTCCGGGCTATTCCTTTGCAAAGGAAATTGTGGGGGATTTTGGGGAAGTGACCATGCTTTTACCCCTTGGTGCCGAGGCACATGGCTATGAGCCGACCCCGAAGGATATGTTAAAAATACAGGATTGCGATGTGTTTATTTACGGTGGCGGTGCGTCGGAGCATTGGGTGGAAGAGGTGCTGTCCTCTACAGACGGGACGATGCAAAGGGTTGCCATGACAGACTGTGTTCCGCACTTAGAGGGGGACCATGAAGGCCATGACCACGGCGCGGACGAGCATGTGTGGACTGACCCGGTTAATGCCATGGAAATTGCAAAGGCAATCGGGGAGGCGGTTTGTAAAGCAGACCCCGAAAACCGCGGAACTTATGAAAAAAATACAAAAGACTGCCTTGCGCGTTTGCAAAAGCTTAATGAAGCCTATGCCGATGCGCTGTTAAATACCGATACCGAAATTGTCATGGCAGACCGTTTTCCGTTCCTGTATCTGGCAGAGCGCTACGGACTTTCCTACCGGGCGGCGTTTCCGGGCTGTGCAGGGGAATCCGAGCCGAGTGCCGCAACGGTGGCGGAGTTGATTGACTATGTCAAGCAAAATAAAATTCCTGTAGTGTATTACACCGAATTTTCCAACCGTGAGGTGGCAGATATCCTTTGCGAGACAACGGGTGCAAAAGCCCTGATGCTTCATTCCTGCCACAACGTTTCGGTGGAGGATTTTCAAAACGGAGCAAGCTATTTTTCGTTAATGGAACAAAATTTAGAGCATTTAAAGGAGGCACGGTAA
- a CDS encoding transcriptional repressor, with protein MDYKTRQSEAILHYIEGRESQYVTAAEISAYFKGQRLAVSTTTVYRHLEKLTQKGILRKYSIEGRGSACYKLVNQTEKFVLQCEKCGELVRFQCRDLEQVYRHFNEAHHFLIDPFKTVFYGCCDKCKGVQA; from the coding sequence ATGGATTATAAAACCAGACAAAGCGAAGCCATATTGCATTATATAGAGGGCAGAGAAAGCCAGTATGTGACCGCTGCAGAGATTTCTGCGTACTTTAAGGGGCAGAGGCTGGCAGTAAGCACCACCACGGTGTATCGGCATTTGGAAAAGCTGACACAGAAAGGTATTTTACGCAAATACAGTATTGAGGGCAGAGGCAGTGCCTGCTACAAGCTTGTAAACCAAACCGAAAAATTTGTTCTGCAATGCGAAAAGTGCGGAGAGCTGGTGCGTTTTCAATGCAGAGATTTAGAGCAGGTATACCGCCATTTCAATGAAGCGCATCATTTTTTGATTGACCCCTTTAAAACGGTATTTTACGGCTGTTGCGACAAGTGTAAGGGGGTGCAGGCATGA
- a CDS encoding 3'-5' exonuclease, whose product MKTLFEKYDSIVFLDTETTGLQFEKDQIIELAAILCVQTEGGIKIIKEMDDLIRLPEGQLLPPEIVKLTHITDEMLHNEGVSLQESAEKFSSFLQNGKTLLCAYNAQFDLNYLFYFLHRENLSCCLKGVEMLDALTVYKDRHEYPHKLENAIEVYNLGDEVVNSHRAIDDTKALLKVMLAMSREQADLDRYINLFGYNPKYGVSGKKIGSVTYAPQPYRHIKKLYES is encoded by the coding sequence ATGAAAACACTTTTTGAAAAGTATGATTCCATTGTTTTTTTAGACACCGAGACCACGGGGCTGCAGTTTGAAAAGGATCAGATTATTGAACTGGCGGCAATTCTTTGCGTGCAGACCGAGGGTGGCATTAAAATCATTAAAGAGATGGACGACCTGATTCGTCTGCCCGAGGGACAGCTTCTGCCCCCCGAAATTGTAAAGCTGACTCACATCACCGACGAAATGCTTCATAATGAGGGCGTAAGCTTACAGGAAAGTGCAGAAAAATTTTCGTCTTTTCTGCAAAACGGCAAAACGTTGCTTTGTGCCTACAACGCGCAGTTTGATTTAAACTATCTGTTCTACTTTCTGCACCGGGAAAATCTTTCCTGCTGTTTAAAGGGTGTGGAGATGTTAGATGCGCTGACCGTTTACAAGGACCGTCACGAATATCCGCACAAGCTGGAAAATGCCATTGAGGTTTATAACCTTGGAGACGAAGTGGTGAACAGCCACCGTGCCATTGACGATACAAAGGCCCTTTTAAAGGTTATGCTTGCCATGAGCAGAGAACAAGCTGACCTTGACCGCTACATCAATCTGTTCGGCTATAATCCAAAGTATGGGGTGAGCGGTAAAAAAATAGGGTCTGTGACCTATGCACCGCAACCCTACAGACATATTAAAAAACTGTATGAATCCTAA
- a CDS encoding VWA domain-containing protein, which produces MNCKKCNTYLPDDAEICTNCGTPTENAEKDVEAVVPLDPDELPSAFDDMIDDAYEAATTESEYEVNTPLTEVYQGTPVSEIPRSERKKVKSAVQKPETGKKSKKKGLIIGLCILLAVILALGTVVALSYFKVLDVPYLTDLFHGEAEKTEEATAEEAKKPTVAKNAYELLELTDFRTEPADIPAGENVDALFTVHVSNPGNANLDTLAVFSGEMQFCFLNDKGEEGDAVAGDNIYSASLTLTSGIPQVSAFHAQVENVKSLPFEVSFNRTLSDDDFSRFEALQATVSAYTSYSGVKALIESSDEIESYTANDEAGIITYKTKYGITCTWQVFADGNLGTGSLAVPVENGVDYETAAKNIADIVQNPAHAKTDVAVLRPYEDSAFNQPDFKEAGELLAKGTGGKAEHILNKAVSVEFMKKLDRYGVLLLNTHGFLLHGTTPHMVLGEGTENLKNYADDLQAERITVTNGRLTVGPSFFKKYYKDGDLQDSLWYLGMCNGGFDAALCNTLLDKGAETVLAFNGDVPVEACNNVLFECLVNSALLSGNTVKESLAETKRIYENTNAELYGNPAFVFNAKPASSAEKEICLVLDASASMEGAPMEETQNAAAAFAETVLEEDACISIITYDTKSAIISDFSDDADILRSRVKSIKPRGDTNLGAGLKNAYKQLKDSKTKNKIVVLMSDGLINEGMSEAEVLKYAENMKKQGFTLYTLGFFQNLGEEKATAQALLEGIASESCHYEVQKASDLVYFFGDMADQINGVRFTYVRIDAPVTVTVTHGGETLCSNPEKENTRTSFGVLSYEETKDGKHQAKVLRLKEKDDKAYILEMEGSDNGSLHYVISFTDNNGEYTDKREFVNIPVTYETKIRTETNKNGKTVLELDKNGDGKTDATYEAGKNAIGREVDHSVIFLIIGGVLILLVVLAILFAILSARKKKKRRKALIASMYADENNYPLEETRTCPVCGAILTSDTFCAYCGNKISNQE; this is translated from the coding sequence ATGAACTGTAAAAAATGCAATACATATCTGCCCGATGATGCAGAAATCTGTACCAACTGCGGTACACCTACAGAAAATGCGGAAAAGGATGTCGAAGCCGTTGTGCCGTTAGATCCCGATGAGCTTCCTTCCGCCTTTGACGACATGATTGACGACGCTTATGAAGCGGCAACCACCGAATCGGAATATGAGGTCAACACCCCTTTGACAGAGGTGTATCAGGGCACGCCCGTATCGGAAATTCCCCGCAGTGAGCGTAAAAAAGTCAAATCTGCTGTACAGAAGCCCGAAACCGGAAAAAAGAGCAAGAAAAAAGGTCTGATTATCGGACTTTGCATTTTACTGGCGGTAATTCTGGCACTCGGCACGGTTGTGGCTTTAAGCTATTTTAAGGTTTTGGATGTGCCTTATCTGACTGACCTATTCCACGGCGAAGCTGAAAAGACGGAAGAAGCAACAGCAGAGGAAGCAAAAAAACCGACTGTTGCCAAAAATGCTTATGAACTGCTTGAACTGACCGACTTTCGCACAGAGCCTGCAGATATTCCGGCAGGCGAAAATGTGGATGCGCTATTTACGGTACACGTTTCCAATCCGGGAAATGCAAACCTTGACACCCTTGCTGTTTTCAGCGGCGAAATGCAGTTCTGCTTCTTAAACGATAAGGGCGAAGAGGGCGACGCGGTGGCAGGAGACAACATCTATTCCGCTTCTTTAACTTTAACCTCCGGCATTCCGCAGGTTTCCGCGTTCCACGCACAGGTAGAAAACGTAAAAAGTCTTCCCTTTGAAGTATCCTTTAACCGCACCCTTTCGGATGACGATTTCAGCCGTTTTGAGGCTTTGCAGGCGACCGTTTCGGCATACACAAGCTATTCCGGCGTAAAAGCACTTATTGAAAGCTCGGACGAAATTGAAAGCTATACTGCAAATGATGAAGCGGGCATCATCACTTATAAAACCAAATACGGCATCACCTGCACATGGCAGGTCTTTGCGGATGGCAATTTAGGCACAGGCAGTCTTGCCGTACCCGTTGAAAACGGTGTGGACTACGAAACCGCCGCCAAAAACATTGCGGACATTGTGCAAAATCCCGCCCACGCAAAAACCGATGTGGCTGTGCTTCGTCCCTATGAGGACAGCGCTTTTAATCAGCCCGACTTTAAAGAAGCAGGCGAACTGCTTGCAAAGGGCACGGGCGGTAAAGCCGAACACATTTTAAACAAAGCGGTATCGGTTGAATTCATGAAAAAGCTTGACCGTTACGGCGTGCTTCTTTTAAACACCCACGGCTTTTTACTGCACGGCACTACCCCGCACATGGTACTGGGTGAAGGTACCGAGAATCTTAAAAATTATGCAGACGACCTGCAGGCAGAGCGTATTACCGTAACCAACGGACGGTTAACGGTTGGTCCGTCCTTCTTTAAAAAGTATTATAAGGATGGCGATTTGCAGGATTCCTTATGGTATTTGGGTATGTGTAACGGTGGTTTTGATGCCGCTCTTTGCAACACCTTACTGGATAAGGGTGCAGAAACTGTACTGGCATTTAACGGAGATGTACCCGTTGAAGCCTGCAACAATGTTTTGTTTGAGTGTCTGGTTAATTCGGCATTGCTTTCGGGCAATACCGTTAAAGAAAGTCTTGCCGAAACAAAACGCATTTATGAAAACACAAATGCTGAGCTTTACGGCAACCCTGCATTTGTGTTCAATGCAAAGCCTGCCTCCTCTGCGGAAAAGGAAATCTGTTTGGTGCTGGACGCTTCTGCCAGCATGGAGGGTGCACCCATGGAGGAAACCCAGAATGCGGCGGCTGCCTTTGCAGAAACCGTTCTGGAAGAAGATGCCTGCATCAGCATCATTACCTATGATACAAAGTCTGCCATCATTTCAGATTTTTCGGATGATGCAGATATTCTCCGCTCCAGAGTGAAAAGCATTAAACCAAGGGGCGACACAAACTTAGGCGCCGGCTTGAAAAATGCTTACAAGCAGCTTAAAGACAGCAAAACCAAAAACAAGATTGTGGTGCTGATGAGCGACGGACTGATTAACGAAGGTATGTCCGAAGCAGAGGTTTTGAAGTATGCTGAAAACATGAAAAAGCAGGGCTTTACCCTTTACACCCTCGGCTTCTTCCAGAATCTTGGGGAAGAAAAAGCAACTGCACAGGCACTTTTGGAGGGCATTGCCAGCGAGAGCTGTCATTATGAAGTCCAAAAGGCAAGTGACCTCGTATACTTCTTCGGGGATATGGCTGACCAGATTAACGGTGTCCGCTTTACCTATGTACGCATAGACGCGCCGGTAACCGTTACGGTAACGCACGGAGGTGAAACCCTCTGCTCCAATCCTGAAAAGGAAAATACCCGCACAAGCTTTGGTGTGCTTTCGTATGAAGAAACCAAAGACGGCAAGCATCAGGCAAAGGTATTGCGCTTAAAGGAAAAGGATGACAAGGCCTATATTCTGGAAATGGAAGGGTCTGACAACGGCTCGTTGCATTACGTTATAAGCTTTACAGACAACAACGGTGAATATACCGATAAACGTGAGTTTGTAAACATTCCCGTGACCTATGAAACCAAAATCCGTACCGAGACCAATAAAAACGGTAAAACCGTTCTTGAACTGGACAAAAACGGTGACGGCAAAACAGATGCCACCTATGAAGCTGGCAAAAACGCCATCGGCAGAGAGGTTGACCATTCTGTTATCTTCTTGATTATAGGCGGTGTGCTGATTCTCCTCGTGGTGCTCGCGATTCTGTTTGCCATTCTGTCTGCCAGAAAAAAGAAAAAACGCAGAAAAGCTTTAATCGCAAGCATGTACGCAGACGAAAACAACTATCCGCTGGAGGAAACCAGAACCTGCCCGGTTTGCGGAGCAATTCTAACCTCGGATACCTTCTGTGCATATTGCGGAAACAAAATCAGTAATCAGGAATAA
- a CDS encoding AraC family transcriptional regulator has translation MLIPIEEKFFFSHDINANPHNSGKRNHLHYHNHFEVYFITEGSCTYFINNKSYRMREGDVILIPEGVMHMTRYGESMHSRMLINCPMHYIPASVRQSLPSMMYLYRNPAIVARLNSLFRQIEKEFTNPDRFSEEILCCYTQELFFLLARNKNDCKTEGGGNAYVEHAIDYVQENFTSDVSLGQVAKMCSVSPEHFSRMFKKETGFGFNKYVNLLRLQKADMMLRQLPKIQIIDLASRCGFADSNYFSVKFKEVYGLSPKELQKKLQNM, from the coding sequence ATGCTGATACCCATTGAGGAAAAGTTCTTTTTCAGTCATGATATAAATGCCAACCCCCACAACAGTGGAAAGCGAAATCACTTGCATTATCACAATCATTTTGAGGTGTATTTTATCACAGAGGGAAGCTGTACTTATTTTATCAATAACAAGTCTTACCGTATGCGTGAGGGGGACGTTATCTTAATCCCCGAGGGTGTAATGCACATGACCCGCTATGGCGAATCTATGCATTCGCGGATGCTGATTAACTGCCCCATGCATTATATCCCTGCTTCGGTACGGCAGTCGCTTCCGTCCATGATGTATTTATACAGAAACCCTGCGATCGTTGCCCGGTTGAACAGCCTGTTCCGGCAAATCGAAAAGGAGTTTACCAACCCGGACAGATTTTCGGAGGAGATTTTATGCTGTTATACCCAGGAGCTGTTTTTTCTGCTTGCCCGCAACAAAAATGATTGCAAAACCGAGGGCGGCGGCAATGCGTATGTAGAGCATGCCATAGACTATGTGCAGGAAAATTTCACTTCGGACGTATCGCTGGGGCAGGTGGCAAAAATGTGTTCGGTAAGCCCCGAGCATTTTTCGCGTATGTTTAAAAAGGAAACGGGCTTTGGCTTTAACAAATATGTAAACCTTTTACGTCTGCAAAAGGCAGACATGATGCTTCGGCAGCTCCCGAAAATCCAGATTATTGATCTGGCATCCCGATGCGGGTTTGCCGACAGCAATTATTTTTCGGTTAAGTTCAAGGAGGTCTACGGTCTCTCACCCAAGGAACTGCAAAAAAAACTACAGAATATGTAA